In a genomic window of Phycodurus eques isolate BA_2022a chromosome 2, UOR_Pequ_1.1, whole genome shotgun sequence:
- the irx5a gene encoding Iroquois homeobox protein 5a, giving the protein MAYPQGYLYQPSASLALYSCPAAYGTSVISGPRTEELGRSSSGSAFAPYAGSTTASTAAAAAAAAAAAAAFSGASPGYNSHHLPYGADAAAAAAAAATFTSYVSSPYDHSTGMAGSIGYHPYAAPLGSYPYGDPAYRKNATRDATATLKAWLNEHRKNPYPTKGEKIMLAIITKMTLTQVSTWFANARRRLKKENKMTWTPRNRSEDEEEDENIDLEKNDDDDVTSNNNNFKPTGDKTQESSDTEADAKALQTVDVGCERYKEDLLHPKDADPLLSDSESKDPEDSQERTTDLLLDSSSSSSACGGGGSKPTTSCPRAAGAPSSDVSHAPTSVIHSPPSAPKPKLWSLAEIATSSDRCKSGAETQQLQRGEQQPCSSPSRSSPGVLSRPLYYASHFYPGYSNYHGATFGHLHGSGPSSTPSSAAHFNGLNQTVLTRAEALVRESHRVRGQTQVELCKDPSYELKKGMSNI; this is encoded by the exons ATGGCGTACCCTCAGGGCTACTTGTACCAGCCGTCCGCCTCCCTGGCCCTCTATTCGTGCCCGGCAGCCTACGGCACAAGCGTCATCTCGGGACCCAGAACGGAGGAGCTCGGCCGCTCGTCGTCCGGCTCGGCGTTCGCACCCTACGCCGGATCCACCACCGCCTCCacggcggccgccgccgccgccgcagccgCAGCGGCGGCCGCCTTTAGCGGCGCCTCGCCCGGCTACAACTCGCACCACTTGCCGTACGGAGCcgacgcggcggcggcggcggcggcggcggccaccTTCACCTCGTACGTG AGCTCCCCCTACGACCACTCCACGGGCATGGCCGGCTCCATCGGGTACCACCCGTACGCGGCGCCCCTGGGCTCGTACCCGTACGGCGACCCGGCCTACCGCAAGAACGCCACGCGCGACGCCACCGCTACGCTCAAGGCCTGGTTGAACGAGCACCGCAAGAACCCGTACCCGACCAAGGGCGAGAAGATCATGCTGGCCATCATCACCAAGATGACCCTGACCCAGGTCTCCACCTGGTTCGCCAACGCCCGCAGGAGGCTCAAGAAGGAGAACAAGATGACGTGGACGCCGCGCAACCGCagcgaggacgaggaggaggacgagaaCATCGACCTGGAGAagaatgatgatgacgacgtcACCTCCAATAATAACAACTTCAAACCCACCGGAGACAAGACTCAAGAATCATCGGATACTGAAGCAG ATGCCAAAGCGCTGCAGACAGTGGACGTGGGCTGCGAACGCTACAAGGAGGACCTCCTGCACCCCAAGGACGCGGACCCCCTCCTGAGCGACTCCGAGTCCAAAGACCCGGAGGACTCGCAGGAGCGGACTACGGACTTGTTGTTggattcttcttcctcctcttcagcctgcggcggcggcggcagcaaGCCCACCACGTCGTGCCCACGCGCGGCGGGGGCTCCGTCGTCCGACGTGAGCCACGCGCCCACCTCCGTCATCCACTCGCCCCCTTCGGCCCCCAAGCCCAAACTGTGGTCTCTGGCGGAGATCGCCACCTCGTCGGACCGGTGCAAAAGCGGCGCGGAGACGCAGCAACTCCAGCGGGGCGAGCAGCAGCCTTGCAGCTCCCCATCCCGGTCCTCCCCCGGCGTGCTCTCGCGGCCCCTTTATTACGCGTCGCACTTCTACCCGGGCTACTCGAACTACCACGGTGCCACTTTCGGACACCTCCACGGCTCCGGCCCCAGCAGCACGCCCTCCTCCGCGGCGCACTTCAATGGATTAAACCAGACGGTGTTAACTAGAGCCGAGGCTTTGGTGAGGGAGAGCCACAGAGTGAGGGGCCAAACGCAGGTAGAGCTTTGTAAAGACCCCTCTTACGAACTCAAGAAAGGTATGTCAAACATTTAA